The Punica granatum isolate Tunisia-2019 chromosome 4, ASM765513v2, whole genome shotgun sequence sequence CTCCCTGTAATACCCGGTTCGGTCCGAATGTCTCTTTCTTCACCCGACTCACTCCCCTTGGCCGAAACCCTAGCACTGCTTCTCTCCTCCAAGTAGAGCCAGTGGCGCCCCCGCAACAAGCCGATCGCGgtaaatcaattaataattagCCCTTGcatgtaattttttcatttatttgattttgatgattttattattcctatttttttcagtgtgaaccCTAGTATCCGAATGTCATGTTAGGATCTGACTGATCCAATCGAGCCAGGTCAGCCCACTAAGGAATAAAACTCTCCctgcatgaattttcttcattaacAATACTTGAACTCGATACTTTATTTAAAGAGAATAAGCATCAAAccacttgaaccaactcaCATTGGTTAATTCTTAGAACTCTCTTTTAGtatatagtatagatatatatacttaataaatagatattgatataaatgttttaattatttaatttgttctatttaattttatataatttttagtaGGTTAGGATACTGTCGTCATTCGAtctgattttcaattttacaaTACCGTCCAACTAAATGGATAGAACTTTATACTTATTTCAATTTGATTCCCTCTCAATTCAATTCGCTATTAATTCGATTCCCATCAATTACGTACCAGTGAACTTTATATGATCTAGATTATTCCTCATTTCTAAGCAAACCAAATAAAAAGGGGTAGCTACccatgtgaaaaaaaaaagaaacactaaataataatacaacGCTTATGTGCTCAAGAGTGGGCGCACAATGGACATAACATAATCCTATAAACAAATCACACGATGAGAATCCCAAATCACCATATCATACTTACTAACTGTAAAAATAGGAATAATAAAatcatcaaaatcaaataaatgaaaaaattacacGCGAGGGctaattattaattgatttacttaattaagtaGTCAAATTAAACATGTCCCCTTACTCAGTTAGATTGGAACTGCGGGGCTAGCATTGAGGTGAGTAGTGAagtgaatagagaaaaattGTGCATTAATGAATCGAAAAACAGTAAACAACTTGTTAATCTAATCAGTAACGTGGTTTCTGCACGTTATCGCAATTCGTTTATTCCGTCGGCAATAGGAGTTTCTGGGAAACTACTTCGACTTGTTATACTGGTGTCGTCCCCAACAACCTCAGAGATTTCTTCACTGCTAGTAGCAGACGAGACACTGTGTTCATGGGCTTTCCCGCACGGCTGATGATAGGTGAACCTCCCAACCATAGAGGTCAGAGGACCTCGAatcatgatttttcttttttgaatcgGTGTTCGATCATGATATGTACGATATCGGGTCGAAAGATCTCAACAGTTGCAAGTTCTATGCCAGGTACAAAATCTTCTAGAAAGAGATGGTGGGTGGATGGCATTGGCTGCCCCATTGCCGTGGTGTAAATTTGCCCTCACCGGTATGGGGGTCTTAACAATTATAGGTTCCTAAAGAgatttaagggaaaaaaaaatggaaccCATATTCTTTGctcttttctaatttatttcttagtttcaattttctttccgaaaatgagaaattaaaataaacccAATTCTAATACATGAAATTCTCTCATTATCTGGAAGCACTGAACATTGCAAAAAGACGTCAAAAGCTTATAAGTGGGTTTTTCGACCACTCAATTCAGGTGCGTTTAATCCTCTTCTTCCGCGCACATCTTTAAGTAGTCACTGAGGTAAATGGATTTGACATAACTTCAATGGATATGAACCTTACAAATTACCATGCGTCAATGTCATTTCAGGCAAACCGCTGCATAAACTCCGTGGTAATAATAATGCTGATCGTAGGTTTCTATCCTGACATTTATTTCCCCCTGCTGCTATAATATTGTTCTAAACAGTATTTGTGTTTATCCCAGGTGTGCAAATGCATTCATTAAGGTTATATTTGGACATCCTCGAGGTCTCTCTCATGTTCTGGTACAGAAAGCTATACCAATTCCACGAAAGATCTTCAGCAGAGCAACTTCTCGAGCTTCTTTGGTCTAAACTACACCCAGCTAAGGGGCCCTTTTGCCCATGCCAGTTTTAAGACACAGGAATATGTTGGAAGAGCGAGGAAATACATAGTGAGGCCACAGACACATTCtcgttcttttctttccttcattTCTTTAACATGTACATCTGCAAGCAACCTTAATTACTGTAACACACAGATCGTCAATATTGAAGCTGACGTGCTCAAAATCCTACGCAATGCATAGTTAACTATGACCAGAGAAGGAAGAACTTATTAGAAcagaaatgataattttttattacgAGGATTACTATACTGAACCAACTCTCATTAAGTGAAAAGCCGATGGTAAACCTATTCGTGTGTATTATGTTGACAATATCACGTGTGATCAGCTCATTCAGCTCTACGCAAAATGATTTGAGCGCCATGCTGGGGATGGAGAGTGATGAATGTTGCTGGGGCATGTGCATAAGAAGGAGAAAGCCCAAATGAGAACCGTTGCAGTATCATCGCCATCGCCATCTTCGCTTCAATCAATGCAAAGTTCATGCCAAGGCAGATTCGAGGGCCCCAACCAAACGGCAAATAAACAACTTGGTTCTTTGTCGCCTTTGAGATTCCTTCGGAGAACCTCTCAGGCTTGAATTCCTTGGCGTCCTCTCCCCAGTGCTCTTTATCGTGGTGGACAAGTAATATGGGCACCGACAGTTCTACCCCTGCTGGGATAGTTAGTTTTCCAAGTTTCATTTCCTTGCGGGTGAAGCGGTTGATCATTATCCCTGGTGGGTATAGCCTCATAACCTCGTACAAGATCATCGTAACCTGTGAACAAAATGGTATAAGAAATCAGCTTAAAGTCAGAAATCATTCCGCTCACTTGCGCATGTAGAGAGAAATTTCAACGTACAATCTTAAGGCGATTCAGCCCATCTAAGTCCGGTTTTCCATCTCTTCCAAATACTTGCAAAACCTCCTCTCTTGCTCGGTCTTGCCACTGAGGATGAATACTCAGTAATATCACCGTCCAGACAAGGAGGATTGAGGTAGTCTCTTGCCcggcaaaataaaaaagcttaCATTCCTCGATCACATCTTGAATGCTCATCCCTGTGTACTTGTTTCCTCTGTTTTCATGTTGTTCCTTCATGTTCGAATCCAGCAACAGTCCCAAAAGATCACCAGTAGCAGCCTCCCCTGCCCTTATCGATTTTTCTCTTCTACCGATGATCCCACGAAGCAAGGAGTGCACTTCTTCAGT is a genomic window containing:
- the LOC116205974 gene encoding cytochrome P450 CYP72A219-like encodes the protein MSAMNIGIGLAILALAGAWAWRILNWVWLRPKKLERLLREQGFKGNPYKFLYGDLKESAKMIKESKSRPIGLSDDPVPRIDPFILQSVNTYGKDFFNWMGPTPRLNIMNPDHIKDIFSKIYDFEKPSQNPLVLLIANGLANHEGEKWATHRKIINPAFHLEKLKLMLPACYLSCNEMVTRWEKLISTEESVELNAWPDLRNLTRDVISRTAFGSCYEEGKIIFELQIEQVELAIQYMQTVYIPGWRFVPTKTNRRMKYLTEEVHSLLRGIIGRREKSIRAGEAATGDLLGLLLDSNMKEQHENRGNKYTGMSIQDVIEECKLFYFAGQETTSILLVWTVILLSIHPQWQDRAREEVLQVFGRDGKPDLDGLNRLKIVTMILYEVMRLYPPGIMINRFTRKEMKLGKLTIPAGVELSVPILLVHHDKEHWGEDAKEFKPERFSEGISKATKNQVVYLPFGWGPRICLGMNFALIEAKMAMAMILQRFSFGLSPSYAHAPATFITLHPQHGAQIILRRAE